The Fructilactobacillus myrtifloralis genome segment GCTATACTAACAAAAATTACTGACAAACAGACTACGTTGAATATTGGAGTTCACATGACGACTGAAATTAAACACCTAACTAACGATTCACAAACGGTAACGGAACTACACGATTTAATTGTCAATACGTTTTGGGATACTTACCGTGGATCGAGTGCTGATGCTAACATCGCCGCTTATTTGGACCAGGAGTATTCGCCAGCGCGGATTAAGGAGCAATTAACGGAATCTAATTGTGCCTTTTACTTTATTGTGGTCGATGGTAAAATTGGTGGTTACATGAAACTTAATTTTGGGGAGGCCCAAACCGAGGATTACGATGGCAAGTCGATGGAAGTAGAAAAGCTTTACGTACTGCCAGACTTTAAACGTCAGGGACTGGGAACCCAACTGCTGGAATTTGCGGAGCAAAAAGCACGGGCTCATGCAGCTGACTACATGTGGCTGGGAGTTTGGAGTGAGAACGAAAAAGCGAAAGCCTTTTATCATGAAATTGGCTTTCGGCAAACGACGACCCACACCTTTGAATTGGGGGATGATCCGCAAACCGATTTGGTCCTCGTCAAAAAATTAAAATAAGTTGCAAGGTTAGGTGGATGAAATGGAACGACAGGCAAAATTAGCAATCCTGGAACGGTTAGTCGGGTTTAAAACAACTGGTGGCAATGAATTGGCAGCTGCGCAGTACCTCCAGTCCTTATTAGCTGAACATGGAATTACCAGTGAACTTCAGGAACTGGGAAACCACCAGGCGAATTTAATTGCCGAAATTGGAACGGGTCAGCAACCGGTGTTCACGGTGAGCGGACACTTAGACACCGTTGCGGTTGATGAAGCGGAGTGGGACACCGACCCGTTTGAGCTGGTCCAAAAGGATGGCCAGTTCTATGGCAGTGGTGTGACCGATATGAAAGGGGGCGTGGCTGCCCTAGTGATTGCCATGATTGACCTTCATGATCATCAGGTTCCCTTACAAGGGACACTACGCCTAGTGTTAACGGCCGGTGAAGAAGCCGATATGCATGGTTCACGCAAGCTCCACGCTGACGGTTCGATGCGCGATTCTTCAGCGCTACTAATTGCTGAACCGACGGGGTACCGAACCGTGTACGCTAACAAGGGGGAAGTTGATTTTGTGGTGACTTCGCTTGGGAAGGCGGCCCACAGTTCCCGCCCCAACTTTGGAATTAACGCCATTCAAAATCTAATGGACTTTTTAGAAGCCGTTAAGACGAAGATTGAGCAGACGTCCGCTGCCAACCCTGATTCGGTCTTAGGGAAAACGACCTTTACGGTTGACCTATTTCGCGGGGGGATTCAAATCAACGCGATTCCATCCAAGGCGGAAGCCCAGATCAATACTCGGATTGTACCGGAGTACGATAAC includes the following:
- a CDS encoding GNAT family N-acetyltransferase, with the translated sequence MTTEIKHLTNDSQTVTELHDLIVNTFWDTYRGSSADANIAAYLDQEYSPARIKEQLTESNCAFYFIVVDGKIGGYMKLNFGEAQTEDYDGKSMEVEKLYVLPDFKRQGLGTQLLEFAEQKARAHAADYMWLGVWSENEKAKAFYHEIGFRQTTTHTFELGDDPQTDLVLVKKLK
- a CDS encoding ArgE/DapE family deacylase; the protein is MERQAKLAILERLVGFKTTGGNELAAAQYLQSLLAEHGITSELQELGNHQANLIAEIGTGQQPVFTVSGHLDTVAVDEAEWDTDPFELVQKDGQFYGSGVTDMKGGVAALVIAMIDLHDHQVPLQGTLRLVLTAGEEADMHGSRKLHADGSMRDSSALLIAEPTGYRTVYANKGEVDFVVTSLGKAAHSSRPNFGINAIQNLMDFLEAVKTKIEQTSAANPDSVLGKTTFTVDLFRGGIQINAIPSKAEAQINTRIVPEYDNEAVIADFKAVLADFNAHHEGEIQVNLLMNIPPVVANPDSRLIHEIVKIATPYMQQMHYSAEEQQQGAEMLAKQGFNPFSTDQLEVLSAAGGTDASELLRDELQGANYAVFGPGNPLKMHQTNESASVQMWFDFIEIYEKLFAQYLN